Genomic DNA from Mycolicibacterium helvum:
GTCATAGGTGATGCGGTACAGCTCAGGGGCTTTCGTCTCGCCGTAATGGGCCACTTCGGCCACACACAGCTCAACCTCGTACGGCTTGGCCTGCTCGGTAAAGATCGTCCCGAGCGTCTGCGCGTAGACGTTGGCGAGCTGACGACCCGTCACGTCGCGACGGTCGTAGGCGTAGCCGCGGGTATCGGCGAACTGAATACCGCCCCGGCGCAAGTTGTCGAACTCGTTGAACCGCCCGACCGCAGCGAAGCCAACCCGGTCGTAGAGCTCACTGATCTTCTGCAGCGACCGCGACGGGTTCTCCCCGACGAACACCACGCCGGAATCATAGGCGAGCACGACCACACTGCGGCCTCGCGCAATCCCCTTGCGCGCGAGCTCGGAACGCTCACGCATCGCCTGCTCAGGCGAGATGAAATATGGAAAGCTCACTTAGTCCACCCGCGGTGCTTCGTTGCTGGGGCCGCCGCCGGGCCCGAATGAGTTGGTCCTGGAACGCTTTTCGATCACCTCACGAGCCAGCGCCGATATCCGCTGCTCAGGCACATCGGCCGCACCTTCGGCCTCGATGGTGACAGCAGTCGGGAAGATGCCGCGCACCAGATCGGGGCCACCAGTCGCAGAGTCGTCATCGGCGGCGTCATAGAGAGCTTCCACCGCGGCCCGTAGCGCCGAATCAGCGTCGGTAACAGCGGAATACAGTTTCTTGATCGATGACTTGGCGAAGATCGAACCGGAACCGACCGACTGGTAGCCCTCTTCTTCGATGTTCCAGCCGCCGGCGGCGTCGAACGACACGATCCGTCCCGCCGTATCCGGATTCGAATCGTCGAGGTCATAACCCACCAGCAGCGGCAGTGCGACGAATCCCTGGAGCGCCGCACCGAGATTGCCGCGCACCATGGTCGAGAGCCGGTTCACCTTGCCGGGGAACGTCAGCGGGACGCCCTCGACCTTCTCGTAGTGCTCCAACTCGACCGCATACAGCCGGGCGAACTCGACGGCGATGGCCGCGGTGCCGGCAATGCCGGTGGCCGTGTAGTCGTCGGTGATGTACACCTTCTGCACATCGCGCCCGGCGATCATGTTGCCCTGCGTCGAACGGCGATCGCCGGCGATCAGGACCCCGCCCGGATATTTCAGCGCGACGATCGTGGTGCCATGCGGCAGCGCGTCACCCGGCAGCAAACCGGTGGCGCCGGTGCTGGTCGGCAGCAGCTGCGGAGCTTCCCGCCGCAGGAAATCGGAAAAAGAAGACAGATCCGTCAAGGGTGAACTAGTGGTCAGGCGATCGGAGAAAGGCCAGGTCACTGTCCGCCCTTTTGGACATATGCGCGCACGAAGTCCTCAGCGTTCTCCTCGAGGACGTCATCGATCTCGTCCAGCAGGTCGTCGGTCTCCTCGGCGAGCTTGTCGCGACGCTCCTGGCCGCCGGCGGCGTTGCCAGAGAGGTCGTCGTCCTCACCGCCACCACCACCACGCTTGGTCTGCTCTTGAGCCATCGCTGCCTCCTGCTCATTATCGGCGACTGTGTCGTGCCATTCGGCCGGGCCGCCGGTTCCTTCACACTACCGGTCGAGACCGGTATTGCTCCCTCTAACGAATGTCAGGTCGTGAGTTGTTCCACGAGTTGCACTGCGCTGTCGACCGAATCGAGCAAGGCGCCGACGTGGGCTTTGCTACCCCGCAGTGGCTCGAGGGTAGGAATCCGCACCAGCGAATCGCCGCCCAGGTCGAAGATCACCGAGTCCCAGCTCGCCGCCGCGATATCCGCACCGAACCGGCGCAGGCACTCGCCGCGGAAGTACGCCCTGGTGTCCGTCGGCGGGTTGTCGATGGCGTCGATCACCTGCTGCTCGGTCACGAGGCGCTTCATCGATCCACGCGCCACGAGCCGGTTGTAAAGGCCCTTGTCGAGCCGAACGTCGGAGTACTGCAGGTCGACCAGATGCAGTCGCGGTGCCGACCAGCCGAGGTTTTCCCGCTGCCGGAAGCCCTCCAGAAGGCGCAGCTTGGCCGGCCAGTCCAGCAGCTCCGCACACTCCATCGGATCACGCTCCAGCAGGTCCAGCACATGCGCCCAGGTTTCGACGACGAGGGAGGCGGCCGGATCGGGATCCCGGGCGTCCACCAGCTTGGCCACCCGGTCCAGGTAGATGCGCTGCATGGCCAGCGCGGTCAGCTCGCGGCCGTCGGCCAGCGCCACCGTGGCCCGCAGCGACGGGTCCCGGCTGATCACATGAACCGCATGCACCGGCCGGGCCAGCGCCAGATCCGAGAGATCCAGGCCGAATTGGGGGCCTTCCTCGATCAGATCGAGTACCAGCGACGCGGTGCCCACCTTCAGATACGTCGACGTCTCGGCGAGGTTGGCATCGCCGATGATGACGTGTAGCCGCCGGTACTTGTCGGCGTCGGCATGGGGTTCGTCGCGGGTGTTGATGATGCCGCGCTTGAGGGTGGTCTCCAGGCCGACCTCGACCTCGATGTAGTCGGCACGCTGGGACAGCTGGAAACCGGGCTCGTCACCGGAAGGTCCGATACCCACCCGGCCCGAACCCGTGACGACCTGGCGGGATACCAGGAACGGCGTGAAGCCCGCGATGATCGCTGAGAATGGCGTCTGGCGGCTCATCAGGTAGTTCTCGTGCGTGCCGTAGGAGGCACCCTTGCCGTCGACGTTGTTTTTGTACAGCTGCAGCTTGGCCGCACCGGGCACGCTGGCGACGTGCCGGGCCGCGGCCTCCATCACCCGCTCGCCGGCCTTGTCCCAGATCACCGCGTCCATCGGATCGGTGACCTCGGGGGCCGAATACTCCGGGTGCGCGTGGTCCACATAGAGCCGAGCGCCGTTGGTCAGGATCATGTTGGCGGCGCCAACCTCGTCGGCGTCGACCACCGGCGGCGGTCCCGAGGCCCTGCTGAGGTCGAATCCCCTGGCGTCGCGCAGCGGCGACTCCACCTCGTAGTCCCAGCGGGTGCGCTTGGCTCGCTGAATACCTGCGGCCGCGGCGTATGCCAGCACCGCCTGTGTCGAGGTCAGGATCGGATTGGCGGTCGGATCGGACGGCGAAGAGATGCCGTATTCGACCTCGGTCCCAATGATCCGTTGCATGGCCGCCAGCCTACGGGGCCTGCGGTAAGCGGTGTCGCGCGCCTCGCGCGTGGACAGGCTGACTTCCCGCTAGGGTGACCTCACCCAGACGCCTCCACATCGGAGCCACGCAACGATGACATCACCCGACCGCCATGCCGAAGAGCGGTGGTTTCTGGTTCGAGGGCTTCCGGCCGTGGTGCGCCGCGGCGCCCTGATACGGCGGGTGTGGGGTCGCTCGGCTCCTGCGCTGGCCGGCCTGGCGGTGGTGGCCGCGAACTCCATTCTGGTGGTGGCCTTGTCGGGCAAGCACACCATCGACATCGACGGCCATCCGACGGTGACCGAAGGATTCCTGCTTGCCCTCGTGGTGCTGGTGCTGCCGGTGGCCGGGCTGGCCGGCTGGCTGGTGTCGCGGATCGCCACGCCCCTGAAGCGTGTTGTCGCCGCCAACGTATGCCTGGTGGTCATCGTCCTGGGCTGCATTTTCGGCGGTCCCAGCCCGCGGGAGTTCGTGAATCTGGTCATGTCGGCGATCGCCATCGGCATCATCCTGGCGGCCACGGCCTCGGGTATCGGCTCGATTCTGGGCTGGGCGGCGCGTGACACGATGTCGAACCTCGCGCTGGCCAGCGGCATGTTCGTCCGGGCACTGCCGGTCGTGCTGCTCACCTTCCTGGTGTTCTTCAACACCTATGTCTGGTTGATGGCCGCGCTCGTGAGCCGTGGGCGGCTGTGGCTGGCCATCGGCTTCCTGTTCTTGATCGCCTCGGCCTTCTTGATCTCGAGCACTCTGGAACGGGTCCGCCCGATCCTCGAGTCGCCCGAACCCGCGCTCGAAGACCAGGATCGCCTGGCCGGCACACCGTTCGAGGGCATCGCCGACGAGCCCGGTGCCGATCCGTTGTCCCGGCCCGAACGCGCCAACGTGGTGTTCGTCGTCGCCGCCTCGCAAGTGGGTCAGGTGCTGACCGTCGCGCTGGCCACCGGCGCGATCTTCCTGGTGCTCGGTCTGATCGTGCTCAGCCCACCACTGCTGGACTCCTGGACACGAGGTGCGGGCAGCAATGACGGCCATATCCTCGGCATGACACTGCCCATCCCCGACCCGCTGATCCAAACGACCATGATGCTGACGGCGATCACCTTCATGTATTTGGCGGCAAAGGCGGTGACCGACAAGGAATACCGCTCCCAATTCCTCGACCCATTGCTGGACGATTTGCGTCTCACATTGGTGGCGCGGGATCGGTACCGCTCGTCACGCATGGGCAGATGATGACCGCCGCGACGCGTATCACGAGATGAAGATGGAGACACACGATGACAGAGCGCAATGATGTGTTCGATCGGCGTTACGGCGAGGTGCTGCTGGTGACCGCTAGCGAGGGCGGGCCGGAAGCTACTGTCTACAACAGCTTTCCGCTCAACGACTGCCCGGCCGAATTGTGGGACAAGCTCGACGCCGAGGCGATCGCCAAGGAACACGACGCGATCGCGGCACTGTTGAACGGCCCACGGCACTGGCTGATGAGCAGCATCGAGAAGGACGCCCAGGGCCAGCCGGATACCAAGACATTCGGCGGTATCGAGATGATGCGGCAGGCCACGGTCAAGCTGTCGTCGATGAGTCCCGCTCCGTACAGCGTCAATCAGGTCGATCGCAAGGCGGTGTTCAACTTCGACGCTGGGCGGCCGGTCTTCGAACTCGTCGACCCGCAGGGGCGGCGCTGGGTCATGCAGACCTATAGCCAGGGCGTGGACGCCAGCCTGAGCCTGGCCGGTCTGCCGGACTTGGCTGGACGCCTGACCCTGCCAGACGGCTGGCGGTATGAAACCCGCACGCTGAAAGAGCGGTTGAGGGTGGACACCACGACCCGCGATGCGCACGTCACCCAGGACAACTTCGCGAACAGCTATTCGCTGGAATTTTGAATTCATAAAGTGCCCTGTAACGAACTTACGTGGACGACGATATCGCTCCCGTAAGGCGTTTCTTCCCCTATGCTGCGGCCATATTGCGCGGCAACAAATCGGATGAAGCGCGCAACTCGGGGTAAAGGAAACAACATGAAGAAATTTGTGATCACCGGCATCGCCGCGCTGGGACTTGGCGTCGCACTCGCGGCTCCGGCCTACGCGGACCAGGACAGCTTCATCAAGGTACTCGCCAATGACGGCTGGACTGGACCGGTCGCCACCGCGGTGGCCGTTGGCCAGCACATTTGCAGCGATATCGCCGCCGGCGTGCCACAGGCGACCACGCTGCAGACGATCTCGGACAACACCTCTGATGGTGTGGAGCCGAAGGACGCCGCGTTCTTCTACAGCGCCGCAGCCACGAATCTCTGCGGACACTGACCTCGAGGCGACCTGGGCCGGTACGCCCTAGAGGTACTGGCCCAGGTTGCTCTCGGTGTCGATGGCTCGGCTCGCACTGCTGCTCTTGCCGGTGACCAGCGTGCGGATGTAAACGATCCGCTCGCCCTTCTTGCCCGAGATCCGGGCCCAGTCATCCGGATTCGTGGTGTTGGGCAGGTCCTCGTTCTCGGCGAACTCGTCAACGATCGAGTCGAGTAGGTGCTGGATCCGCAGACCTCTCTGCCCGGTCTCCAGGACCGATTTGATCGCGTATTTCTTGGCTCGGTCGACGACGTTTTGAATCATCGCTCCCGAATTGAAGTCCTTGAAGTACATGACTTCCTTGTCACCATTGGCGTAGGTGACTTCCAGGAACCGGTTGTCGTCGATCTCGGCGTACATCCGGTCGACGACCTTCTCAATCATCGCCCTGATGCATTGCCCTCGATCGCCACCGAATTCGGCCAGATCATCGGCGTTCACCGGCAATTCTTCGGTGAGGTACTTGCTGAAGATGTCCAGTGCCGCTTCGGCATCGGGCCGCTCGATCTTGATCTTGACGTCCAGGCGGCCGGGCCGCAGGATCGCCGGGTCGATCATGTCCTCGCGGTTGGAGGCGCCGATCACGATGACGTTCTCCAGCCCCTCCACACCGTCGATCTCGGAGAGCAACTGGGGAACGACCGTCGTCTCCACGTCGGAGCTCACGCCGGTGCCGCGGGTACGGAAGATGGAGTCCATCTCGTCGAAGAACACGATCACCGGTGTTCCCTCAGAAGCCTTTTCGCGGGCCCGCTGGAAGATCAGCCGAATGTGGCGTTCGGTCTCGCCGACGAACTTGTTCAGCAGCTCCGGGCCTTTGATGTTGAGGAAGTACGACTTCGCCTCGCGCGCGTCCTCGCCACGCACCTCGGCCATCTTCTTGGCCAGTGAATTCGCAACCGCCTTGGCGATCAACGTCTTACCGCAGCCGGGAGGACCGTAGAGCAGCACACCTTTTGGTGGCCGCAGTGCGTACTCGCGGTAGAGCTCCTTGTGCAGGAACGGCAGTTCGACGGCGTCGCGGATCTGCTCGATCTGCCGGGTTAGGCCGCCGATGTCGTTGTAGGCGACATCAGGCACCTCTTCCAGCACCAGGTCCTCGACCTCGGCCTTCGGGATGCGCTCGAACGCATACCCGGCCTTGGTGTCGACCAGCAGCGAGTCGCCCGGCCGAAGTCTGCGGGGCCGCTGGTTCAGCTCCGCCTCGGACAGGCCGGCAGCGAGTTCCGGCGGCAGATCTTCCTGGGTCACCAGCGGCTCTGCCAGCCACACAATGCGTTCCTCGTCGGCGTGCCCCACGACCAGCGCACGGTGGCCGTCGGCGAGGATTTCGCGCAGAGTGCTGATTTCGCCGACGGATTCGTAGTTGCCGGCCTCGACCACCGTGAGTGCTTCGTTGAGGCGGACCGTCTGACCTTGTTTGAGCGACTTGACGTCGATATTGGGAGAGCAGGTCAGCCGCATCTTGCGACCCGAGGTGAACACGTCGACGGTGTCATCGTCGTGGGAAGTCAACAGAACGCCGTATCCACTCGGCGGCTGCCCCAGCCGGTCAACTTCCTCCCGGAGTGCGAGCAGCTGTTGGCGGGCCTCCTTGAGAGTGTCCATCAGCTTGGCGTTGCGCGCCGCCAGAGAGTCGATGCGGGCCTCGAGCTGATGTACGTCCCGAGCGCTGCGGGCGCTACCTTGTCCTAACGCGTTCTCAAGCTGCTCACGAAGAACCGACGCCTCCCGGCGCAGCTCCTCCAGTTCGGCAGCATCCTCGCTTGACAGTTGGGGGTCCTGAGCCTCGCTCATGTTGCGCTCCTCTCCCACACCGAGAGTTGGTGCGGCGGATACCTCAACGCTACCGGCCGAACCCCGATCATGTGCGTTCGGGGAATTTCGACACACTGGCAACACTGTTAATCTTTCTAATGAGTCGGGCCGAACGAGAGGACAGCCGTGACCCTGAAACTGCTAGCCACGGGCGTTGCCGCCGCCGCGATCGTCGGCGGTGTCGCCGCCGGTGTGACATCGGTTGCATTTAGCTCGCCGGTGGCGCCGACGGTGCAGCCCGTCGCCTTCGGCGCACCATTGCCGCAGACGCCGGCTCCCGACCTCCAAGGCCAGCTGGTCGCCACCCTCGACGGCCTTCAGGGCGGCGGATCGTTCTCCGGCAACAAGGCCTCCTACATCCAGTTCGGGCTGGGCCGATTCGAGGGCATCGCCGCCGATCGGGCGTTCAGCAACGCCTCGGCCAAGGGCCTGTTCCCGCTGAACTTCAATGTCGCTGACATCGACGAGGAAGGCCCGACCGCGACGGCCAACGTCACCGCGACGGCACCCAACGGTCAGACCGCCACCCAGAGCATCCAGTTCATCCAGGGGCCCAGCCCCACCGGATGGCAGCTGACCAAGCAGTCGGCGCTGGCGCTGATGCAAGGCGCCGGTTAAGTCGCCACTGGATGCACCATCCCTTGTTCGGAGTTCTGAGCGCCGCCACAATCGTGGCGGCGCTCAGCCTCTCGGGGTGTTCGGAGCACGTCGAGTCGAAGTCGACGCAGGGCCCGTTCGAGCGGTCGTCCACAGCGCTGGCTCCGCCAGAGCCCACCGCGGCGGCGCTGCCGAGCCCCGATGCGCTGACCGACGTGCTCTACCGATTGGCCGATCCGACGGTCAAGGGCACCGACAAGCTCCAACTCGTCGAGTCGACCACGCCTGATGATGCCGCGACGATCGACAAGTTCGCTGCCGCGCTGCGCGACGGTGGCTTCACCCCGCTCACCTTCAGCGCCACCGAGATTCGGTGGTCTGATCGCCAGCCCGGTGATGCGCTGGCGTCGATCAACGTCACCACGTCGAATCCGGCCAACCCGGGCAACTTCACCTTCCCGATGGAGTTCCGCCAGGACAAGGGCGCCTGGCAGCTGTCCAGGGAGACGGCGAACATGCTGCTGGCATTCGGCAATGCCCGAGGCGGCGCCAACACCGCCAGCCCAGCCAGTCCTGCGAGCCCGACCCCGACACCCTGAGAGTGGATCTCGGCGCGAAGGTTGTCCTGCGTGACAATCAGGCCGGGATCTGGCGCTTGCGGCGCAACGGGGTCGGCGTGACGGTGCCAGGAGCAAGCCGGCGGGCCGAGATCAGGAATGCCGTGTGGCCACGCATGTTGTGCTGCGGACGCACCGCGAGCCCCACGACGTTCCAGCCGCGCTGTAGCGACTCCCAGGCCCGCGGTTCGGTCCAGCACTGCTGTTCGCGCAACGCCTCAACCGTCTTGGACAGCTGAGTTACGGTCGCCACGTACACCATGAGAACGCCGCCTGGGATCAACAACCGGGCGACGGTGTCGAGCACATCCCAGGGCGCCAGCATGTCCAGCACGATCCGATCGACGGAAGCCTCGGCCAGGTCGGAGTCGACGAGGTCGCCGATGATCAACTTCCAGTTGTCCGGATCCTGCCCGAAGAAGGTCGCCACATTCCGCTGGGCGTGCACGGCGTGGTCGTCGCGCACCTCGTAGGAGATCACCTGGCCGCCGGGGCCGACGGCACGCAGCAGGGAGCACGTGAGCGCCCCCGAACCGGCTCCAGCCTCTAGGACCCGGGCGCCGGGGAAGATATCGCCCTCATGGACGATCTGGGCCGCATCCTTGGGGTAGATGACCTGAGCGCCGCGCGGCATCGAGAGCACGTAGTCGATGAGCAGCGGCCTCAGCACCAGGAACGCGTCGCCGTTGGTCGACTTGATCACACTGCCCTCGGGCAGGCCGATCACGGCGTCGTGCTCGATCGCGCCGCGGTGGGTGTGGAACTCGCTGCCCGGGTTCAGGACCATCGTGTAGTGACGACCCTTGGGGTCGGTGAGCTGCACGCGGTCCCCGACGACGAAGGGACCGGTCGGTCGCGGAGTGGCAGCGTCGTCAGTCACAGCCGTCCAGCCTGCCATAGCGGACTCGCCGCATGACGTGCCGTCTGGTTGTCGGGGCGCCGTCCTAGGCTTCGCTTATGTCACCGGGGTCGAGCGAAGCGACGGGAAGGACGGACGCCGGGACCGCGGAACGACCGCGTCCCGCGCTATCGCCGTCGCGGGCCGCCGACTTCAAGCAATGTCCGCTGCTGTATCGCTTCCGCGCTGTCGACCGCCTGCCTGAGCCGCCGTCGACGGCCCAGCTACGCGGTTCAGTTGTGCATGCTGCGCTCGAGCAGCTCTACGGCATGCCGGCGGCGGACCGCGGGCCGCAGACGGCGTTGTCACTTGTCGACTCGGCCGCCGACCGAGTGCTGGCTGAGCATCCCGACCTCGCCGACGGCTTCACCGCCGAGCAGCGCAGCGAGCTGCTGACCGCGGCGCGCGCACTGCTGACTGGCTACTACCGGCTCGAAGACCCGACCCGGTTCGACCCGCAAAGCTGCGAGCAGCGCATCGAGGTCGAGCTCGCCGACGGAACACTGCTGCGCGGCTTCGTCGACCGGATCGACGTCGCCGGCACCGGTGAGCTCCGAGTCGTCGACTACAAGACCGGCAAGGCGCCGTCCGCGGCCTGGGCGGCGGCCGAGTTCAAGGCGCTGTTCCAGATGAAGTTCTATGCCGTCGCGTTGCTGCGCTCGCGCAATGTGCTGGCGACCCGATTGCGGTTGATCTACCTCGCCGACGGCCAGGTGCTGGACTACACCCCCGAGCTCGAGGAGCTGCTGCGCTTCGAGAAGACCCTGATGGCAATCTGGCGGGCGATCCAATCCGCCGGCGCCACAGGAGATTTCCGGCCCAACCCGTCGAAGCTCTGCAGCTGGTGCAGCCACCAGGCGCTGTGCCCGGCCTATGGCGGCACCCCGCCGCCCTACCCGGGCTGGCCGCAGCAGCTGGGCGAGCCGGCCGCATGACCGACTGTTATTACCGCCGACTCGGCACCGACGGCGACATCCACAGTTTCGAAAGCACCAAATTCACTGCTAGCAACTGGGATTCGTCGATCCAGCATGGGTCGCCACCCCTGGCGCTGATGACCAAACTGATCGAGGAACACGCCGCCGGTTCTGGTCAGCGAATCGGCCGGGTGGTTCTCGATATCCTCGGCGCGATTCCGGTGGCACCTGTGCGGGTCCGGTCCTGGATCCAACGACCGGGCGCCCGGATCTCGCTGCATCAGGCCGAGATGACAGCACAACGACCAGACGGTACCTGGCGAGCCGTCGCGGCGCTGTCGGCTTGGCTGCTCACGTCCAGCGATACCGCCGCCATCGCCTCGGATCGGTACGCGCCTATCGTCGAGGGCCCGCCCAGAGCCGAGGCGCACGGCTGGCAGGGCGCACCCGGATACCTCGAGTCAATCAGCTGGCGTGGACAATCCGACACCGATGACGGCGCGGCCGTCGCATGGATGCGTCCACTGTTCTCGCTGGTCGACGACGATCCCCTCACCGACGTCCAGCGACTGGCCATGGTGGTCGACTCCGCCAACGGGGTCGGCGCGGCGCTCGATCCGACCAGCTACATGTTCATGAACACCGATACCGCTGTGCATCTACACCGGGTGCCTCGGGGAAGCGATTTCGGTGTGCGGGCCCGCGGTTCGATCGGACCGGATGGCATCGGAGTAACGACGGCCGAACTCTTCGACCGCGACGGATTCATCGGCACCTCAGCCCAGACCCTGCTGGTGCAACCGCGTTAGTATTTGCTTGTGCCTATATACACCTAGCGTAATGCTGGCGAGATGCACGTTTTTGAGGCGATCGCCGAACCGAGTCGCCGGGTGCTGCTGGACACGTTGGCCACCGGGGACCGCACGGCCGGTCAACTCGTTGCCGCACTGCCGGACCTGACCCAACCTTCGGTGTCGCGACACCTGCGCGTCCTGCGCGAGGCCGGGCTCGTCGAGGTCCGCCCCGACGCCCAGCGCCGCATCTATGCGCTGCGCGCCGACGGCTTGGTGGCCATCGACAGCTGGATCGAGCACTACCGCCAGTTCTGGACCAACCACCTCGACGCACTCGAACAGCACCTGAACGACACCGCCCAGGAGGACTCAGGACGACCCGCGAGGGCCAGATCGGTATCGATAACGAACGGGCGGTGCTGACTTTCGAGCGCCGGTTGCCACATCCCATCGACCGGGCGTCGGCGAGCACCGCTAGGTGAGGGGAATCATCTCCTGCAGCATGGTCGGTACCAGCTCACTGACGGTCGGATGGATGTGCATGGTGCGCGATATCGCGGTGTAGGGCAACCTAGCGGACATGATGTCGAGGATCGAATGGATGACCTCGTCACCGCCGACGCCGAGGATGGCCGCACCAAGGATCTCCTCGGTGTCGGCGTCGACAACGATCTGCATGAAGCCTTGTGTCTCACCCTTTTCCACCGCCCGGCCGACCCTGGTCATCGGCCGCTTGCCGACCAGTGCGCGCCGCCCGGAGGCGCGGACCTGCTCGACGGTCATTCCGGCGCGGCCCAGTGGCGGATCGATGTAGAGGGCATAGGTGGGCACCCGGTCGCTGACCCGACGTGGGTCGTCGTCGAGCAGGTTGGCGGCCACGATCTCGAAGTCGTTGTAGGAGGTGTGGGTGAAGGCGCCCTTGCCGTTGCAGTCCCCCATCGCCCAGATGTGCTCGGCGCTGGTGCGCAGCTGGTCGTCGACGACGATGTAGCCACGGCCGTCGACCTCGACTCCAGCCAGGTCCAGGCCGAGGTCGTCGGTGTTGGGTCGGCGCCCCACCGCCACCAGCAGGTGCGAGCCGGCGATGGGTTGCGCGCCGTCGGTCGGGATGACCTCGAAGCCCTTGGCCCGCTTGGTGAATCGCAGCCCGGTGGCGCC
This window encodes:
- a CDS encoding ubiquitin-like protein Pup, coding for MAQEQTKRGGGGGEDDDLSGNAAGGQERRDKLAEETDDLLDEIDDVLEENAEDFVRAYVQKGGQ
- the prcB gene encoding proteasome subunit beta; protein product: MTWPFSDRLTTSSPLTDLSSFSDFLRREAPQLLPTSTGATGLLPGDALPHGTTIVALKYPGGVLIAGDRRSTQGNMIAGRDVQKVYITDDYTATGIAGTAAIAVEFARLYAVELEHYEKVEGVPLTFPGKVNRLSTMVRGNLGAALQGFVALPLLVGYDLDDSNPDTAGRIVSFDAAGGWNIEEEGYQSVGSGSIFAKSSIKKLYSAVTDADSALRAAVEALYDAADDDSATGGPDLVRGIFPTAVTIEAEGAADVPEQRISALAREVIEKRSRTNSFGPGGGPSNEAPRVD
- the prcA gene encoding proteasome subunit alpha, which gives rise to MSFPYFISPEQAMRERSELARKGIARGRSVVVLAYDSGVVFVGENPSRSLQKISELYDRVGFAAVGRFNEFDNLRRGGIQFADTRGYAYDRRDVTGRQLANVYAQTLGTIFTEQAKPYEVELCVAEVAHYGETKAPELYRITYDGSIADEPHFVVMGGTTEPIITALKETYSENAALGDAVRIAVEALRAGINGTGGSGSSGTPPAEPRVLGPATLEVAILDASRPRRAFRRITGSALEALLPKADIARVDEPAAGDDS
- a CDS encoding tRNA (adenine-N1)-methyltransferase, with protein sequence MTDDAATPRPTGPFVVGDRVQLTDPKGRHYTMVLNPGSEFHTHRGAIEHDAVIGLPEGSVIKSTNGDAFLVLRPLLIDYVLSMPRGAQVIYPKDAAQIVHEGDIFPGARVLEAGAGSGALTCSLLRAVGPGGQVISYEVRDDHAVHAQRNVATFFGQDPDNWKLIIGDLVDSDLAEASVDRIVLDMLAPWDVLDTVARLLIPGGVLMVYVATVTQLSKTVEALREQQCWTEPRAWESLQRGWNVVGLAVRPQHNMRGHTAFLISARRLAPGTVTPTPLRRKRQIPA
- a CDS encoding thioesterase family protein, translating into MTDCYYRRLGTDGDIHSFESTKFTASNWDSSIQHGSPPLALMTKLIEEHAAGSGQRIGRVVLDILGAIPVAPVRVRSWIQRPGARISLHQAEMTAQRPDGTWRAVAALSAWLLTSSDTAAIASDRYAPIVEGPPRAEAHGWQGAPGYLESISWRGQSDTDDGAAVAWMRPLFSLVDDDPLTDVQRLAMVVDSANGVGAALDPTSYMFMNTDTAVHLHRVPRGSDFGVRARGSIGPDGIGVTTAELFDRDGFIGTSAQTLLVQPR
- a CDS encoding DUF732 domain-containing protein; this encodes MKKFVITGIAALGLGVALAAPAYADQDSFIKVLANDGWTGPVATAVAVGQHICSDIAAGVPQATTLQTISDNTSDGVEPKDAAFFYSAAATNLCGH
- the dop gene encoding depupylase/deamidase Dop, with amino-acid sequence MQRIIGTEVEYGISSPSDPTANPILTSTQAVLAYAAAAGIQRAKRTRWDYEVESPLRDARGFDLSRASGPPPVVDADEVGAANMILTNGARLYVDHAHPEYSAPEVTDPMDAVIWDKAGERVMEAAARHVASVPGAAKLQLYKNNVDGKGASYGTHENYLMSRQTPFSAIIAGFTPFLVSRQVVTGSGRVGIGPSGDEPGFQLSQRADYIEVEVGLETTLKRGIINTRDEPHADADKYRRLHVIIGDANLAETSTYLKVGTASLVLDLIEEGPQFGLDLSDLALARPVHAVHVISRDPSLRATVALADGRELTALAMQRIYLDRVAKLVDARDPDPAASLVVETWAHVLDLLERDPMECAELLDWPAKLRLLEGFRQRENLGWSAPRLHLVDLQYSDVRLDKGLYNRLVARGSMKRLVTEQQVIDAIDNPPTDTRAYFRGECLRRFGADIAAASWDSVIFDLGGDSLVRIPTLEPLRGSKAHVGALLDSVDSAVQLVEQLTT
- a CDS encoding ArsR/SmtB family transcription factor, which encodes MHVFEAIAEPSRRVLLDTLATGDRTAGQLVAALPDLTQPSVSRHLRVLREAGLVEVRPDAQRRIYALRADGLVAIDSWIEHYRQFWTNHLDALEQHLNDTAQEDSGRPARARSVSITNGRC
- the arc gene encoding proteasome ATPase, with the translated sequence MSEAQDPQLSSEDAAELEELRREASVLREQLENALGQGSARSARDVHQLEARIDSLAARNAKLMDTLKEARQQLLALREEVDRLGQPPSGYGVLLTSHDDDTVDVFTSGRKMRLTCSPNIDVKSLKQGQTVRLNEALTVVEAGNYESVGEISTLREILADGHRALVVGHADEERIVWLAEPLVTQEDLPPELAAGLSEAELNQRPRRLRPGDSLLVDTKAGYAFERIPKAEVEDLVLEEVPDVAYNDIGGLTRQIEQIRDAVELPFLHKELYREYALRPPKGVLLYGPPGCGKTLIAKAVANSLAKKMAEVRGEDAREAKSYFLNIKGPELLNKFVGETERHIRLIFQRAREKASEGTPVIVFFDEMDSIFRTRGTGVSSDVETTVVPQLLSEIDGVEGLENVIVIGASNREDMIDPAILRPGRLDVKIKIERPDAEAALDIFSKYLTEELPVNADDLAEFGGDRGQCIRAMIEKVVDRMYAEIDDNRFLEVTYANGDKEVMYFKDFNSGAMIQNVVDRAKKYAIKSVLETGQRGLRIQHLLDSIVDEFAENEDLPNTTNPDDWARISGKKGERIVYIRTLVTGKSSSASRAIDTESNLGQYL
- a CDS encoding RecB family exonuclease, producing the protein MSPGSSEATGRTDAGTAERPRPALSPSRAADFKQCPLLYRFRAVDRLPEPPSTAQLRGSVVHAALEQLYGMPAADRGPQTALSLVDSAADRVLAEHPDLADGFTAEQRSELLTAARALLTGYYRLEDPTRFDPQSCEQRIEVELADGTLLRGFVDRIDVAGTGELRVVDYKTGKAPSAAWAAAEFKALFQMKFYAVALLRSRNVLATRLRLIYLADGQVLDYTPELEELLRFEKTLMAIWRAIQSAGATGDFRPNPSKLCSWCSHQALCPAYGGTPPPYPGWPQQLGEPAA